AGTCTAATAGTTGTGATATGAAAATCGAAGCTTTACcccacatttttccttgaaagATACAGTTAATGACCAGAAGCATCCTCTTGTGCGAATTGATAATTATAGCCGTCGGGTGATATagtttaatgaaattttaggtAGTGAGAACACTAGCAGACAAAACAAAGAAGGCCAACAGAAGAGGCTTGTTGATTAAAGGACTAAATTAATCTGCAAAGCGGTCAACTCAAACTACAGCATCCGCCCCTTATGCCTTAACGTACGCAATGACAGCCATTGAGAGTGCTGTTCTTCCAGCTACAGAAGCCAAAACCAAGACCTCTCGCTCCAACCAAGCAAATTTACTCATCCATGAAATCACCAAAGAGAAGTAAATAGATAAGATTAGAATACGAACTCAGTATCTGTGAAGGTCGTCATGATAATCTCTACTAAAGGATGACATAACCATTTATTCCAATCAATGCCATTTCTCATAGGGTACTAACTACATCGCAAACTCACCTTTTCTGTAAATCGTATCTTATGCTGGATATCGCAATCATTAGTTTTGTGGGACAAAATCAGAATGATATTTTAGGCCTAGTGATGTAGCATGTAAATGCAAACAGTAAAAGTTGGTGGCACATCTACTAAGGAGACCCCAGGAATGGTTCTAGATCAGGTCATACCAAGTAGTCGAGAAAAGATACGCCATTAACTGAGTTCAAATGAAGATAATGTTCCCAAAGACAATTTCAACTAAAGTCTTTTGAGCAATTCTggtcaaaagggaaaaaaggagtTACTAAAGATTTAATGGAATAAACTCGACAAATTACAGTGCAAAAAGCACGCAGATTGTACTAgaaattcagagagagagagggagggagggagggaggggagcgTGGGGAATGTCTTCAGAGTGAGTACTTTGCACCCGTACATGTCTTTTGCATAGAGAGGGGTCTGCAGTAAACAAACGAATCCTCCCATGTTCTTCAGCTAAAAGTCACAACAAACTACTCAGCAATCACTCTGTATGGTACTAAGTCAATCAACCATGTTGAGATCCATGCACACTGCTTAACATGGTAAATCAGATTCCTAACCACAAACAGGCCTTAGTTAATTGTGGAACTCAGGAGACATCACCACAATTCAACTGCCCTCATCTCCCAAAAACGAGTGGACCAAACGGTACTTTCCCAATCAAAATTCTCAGCCTCTATTCtaataattgaaatatcttTCCAGAGTACAAAAGTTCAGACCACAAATAAGGTGTAGGATCTCGAAACAAGATGACCCGGCACTTGAAGTCACATGAGTAATCAGCCAAACGTCAACAAAACTCAAGGTTCTCAAACTAAAGCAACAGCACtttaagcaaaataaaaatagaaggaCGAGGATGGGCAACAGATGATTCACTAAGCTCCACTCGTTCTAACAGAAAAGCCCCTAGTTtaatcctcatcctcttcatcgcCATCGCCACCAGAAGCCTTCTTGGCAGCTGACTTAAGGTTCTTTCTCTTTACTCTTCCAGCTCGGCCACCACCGAATGGACTAGTCAGCGAGAAATCAATATGTTTCTGTGAATCAACCCTCACCATGAAGGACGGGATGTTCACCACTTGCCTACCAACCCTGCCAGCCCAAAACGAGATCCAACATCAAGAGACCAAAAGCGTAGTCAAAAGCATGATAGTAGGCTGAAACACTGTGACACGATAGGCATTagtcttttcatttctttgacaaaaaaaaaaaaaaactacggCATATACCACAAAAATAACACAAGCCAGATAATTCTCATCACAGTCATAGCTCTAGATGGGCATGCCCAATAACCACATCAACTGAGAGAAACACCATCACTTCAATCTAATTGACTAGTCAAAGCTACTAACATCATCATTTGACCAAATCAAAAGCACCTTGCAATGCATGCGATGTTAAATTGCTTAACCTAGTGGCATCAAAGGACATTCACAGGAAGCTTCAGAATTCTAGACTCTAGAGCTGCTAGTAAGCATTTTTTGTTCTCACCAGGCGATTGTTGCCATTAAGAGCAAGATCCAGGATCATGGTAAAGTCAAAACACAAGCTAAAACCAGTGATAGGAACATATCGGCATGAATTAGCATCACGATCAGTCAAATTATCCACGCATACAACATATAACAAAACACTAGCATCAAGATACGTCAAAACAGCTTTACCTGATATGCCTCTGCCTAATGAGCACCCTGGCATGGTGGATGGATTTGGCCATACCCGACTTGAAGACCAATGTCTGAAGGCGGCGCTCGAGGAAGTTCTCCACAGTCAAGGCCAAGACATAATCAAGCTTATTCTGGCTCTCGTCCAAAAGCCCATAGCGGTTCATCCTACGGAGAAGGGCCTCGCCTTCAAAGATCCGGCGAGGGTTCTTCTCGTCGAGGGTCAGAAGCATCCTGGCGTTGTTACGGATCCTACTCAGCACATACTGAACCCTCCACAACTCTCGCTTGCACCTCAACCCATACTCACCAACAAGTTTCAGCTCAGCATCCAGCCGCTCCTTCTCGTACGGACGGCGAGGCTTCTTGAACGTCTTCCCATCTGCACCAAATCAAAAACAGCAGCACCCACAAACCAAGCATCAGCCCACACTTCAATCATCAGTCAGCAGCAAAAGAAGACCTTGTGAATTCAAATCAGCACACCTAACCAAACACAGTTTATCTCGTCCCCACTCGTTCTTGAAATCAAACTCCGCTTAAAAAAACGAACTTTCTCACTGATCCGTCGACAAGCACAACGCCTCTGCTCAGCCGAAGAAACGCGCACTCCAGAAATCCGACACTCATGCCCAAAAAGCAAACAGAGCATGGCGTCACTCGATATGCCAAGACAGTTCCCCCATAAACCCTAGAAACACGCACGTCCTCACAGCGGAAGGAAGCTCAACCTCCGCCCCTCGAGACACCCGAGACCGCAGAATTCACGTCATTCCAATCGATTCTCAGCCCCCAGCAGATCCCGAGCATAAAGAGCGGTGATCACGCACAAGCGGGTCCATCCAAAGAACAATAACCGAACCCACGAGCGAAAGGAAGGGagcaaggaagagagagagagagaggaggcttACAGTTGCGGTAGAAAGAGACGTGAACCAtggctctggctctggctctgCTCCGACGGCGGCGCCTCCTCCGTCTGGTACCTTCGTCTGCCTCCGCGGAATGAAGGGGAAGGAAGGGGAGCTCTGGCAGAAACCCTAGTGGTAGTTATTGGCTCCGATTCTCGCTGGGCCTGCCTAGAAAAGGGCCTCCTCTCACAGCTGTTGGGCTCAGCCCATTTATttcaagcccaagcccatcttgggCCGCCTCTTTCAAAGCTGGTCCGGGAGCTCGCTTGCCTCATCTGTCGATAATATGCGCGTGGGTGCGATCAATGCTTTGAAAAGGGACAATGCAACAAATAATCAACGTAGTCTCTAAATTTTAACCTAATATTTATTAtgatcattaaacttttaatttattcgatatgATTCCTGAACTTTTTATACCTATTTAATGTAGTGTTTAATGTAGAATTCAAGTTCGGCGACCACAATATTCTAGTGATTAAAgtgaatatgtaccaaaaatccaagaactacattgaataaattaaaaattttacgACCGCATTACATACTGAATCTAAGGACCAAAAATCtatggactatattgaacaaattaaaaatccaaagaCCACATTCTCCATCAGaccaaaatttataaatcatttgTGCCATCATCCCTTTTTGAAAACCGAACATTACCCTCATTTATCTTTAAACAAAGAACAGATATAGTCTTTATTAAGTACGTTTTATGAGCGCCCTAATTTGATAATTAACTCAATTAAATACCAATTCAGGAAATATAAAAGACAATCAAAAAATTCGGGCTGTGATCGAATAATGTGTCCCCACTCGATCGACGACGACAGATTCGAAATCAAACCAAACCACAGCAATTCccaaccccccccaaaaaagataaaaaaaaagctgTTTTCTTGCCGGGCCATCAAACCTAACGCTAAATGCAGGTTAAGGGGGTTGATGTCTTTATGAACTTTAGATGAACTAGGATATTAGATGAACTAGGATATCTGGCCGGACCACCGAACCTAACGCGAAATCTCCGTTAAGAAGGTAGATGTTTTCACGAACTTAGGGGAATACGGACATGAGTGATGAGTGCTCGCACCAATCCCCGCCCCTTCGGCTCTAGATCGACCTTTAGCTAATTTGGCTGTAAAGCCTCGTGATCCTATCGCCGCCACATAACAGCCATCTCTTGCGCCCCAAGGTACCCAAGATCGTAGACATATAGATCGGTGATGAGCTCGAAATCTTCCATGTTAGCACTGCAATTCTTGCTAGTTTTCTGCTGTCAGCACTgcacttttctttttgagtaCCGCAACAAATGACCGCGCTGTGTAAACAAAGTTGCAAAGGTACACAAAAACAGCTCGACGAACATGTGATGTTGCTTGGCTAAGAATTACCATCGAGTTTAGAAATACAGCATCAAACATTTGATATCAATCTGTGCTGTGCATAAATATGAGCCTTAAGGGGAAAATTACGATAATTCTCGTTAAAACACTCGGCAATCCACAGAGAAGAGATTACAGAAAACGAAAACAAAAGGGATACTCTTACTCGCTACGATAGCCACTAAAAGACCACCTTACCCATGTCCTACTATAGCAGTAAAATTATACTAATGTATGCCAGGGGAAGCGCACTTCGCCACCTCAgtcctcatcctcctcttcttcgtcttcaTCGTCTGAGCCATCACCGTTTTCCTACAAGTTTGGAAACAATTCAGGAAGAGTTCATGTGACCTTGTGATATGGTGCCATAAAGAACTTAACTATCCCATTCTCTTCAATTGTGGAACAGACAGAAATCTTAGATTAGGAAGGGATCCAATCTTCATACACAGAAATCATGCATCTGCATGATGTATTAATGGGAAACAGCCAAGGGACCAAGCTGGTTTTCACCTCAGACATGATTAAAGCGAGATACAATGCATCAGAAAGGCAGGTCTCAAGCATATTTAGTGAGATGAGGAACCACTTAGTTTCAACTTTCATGATTGAAATAAGGGATTATCCCATTTACAGAACAGGAAATGGCTTTTGGGATTTAGAAAACCTCACTTTGAACTCGCACACACGAACTAGTCGAGGAATTTTGAGAGATTCTGTGATTAATTGCCCATCAATAACAACTATATCATCACAGGTCATATTCCCCGGAAAAATTTCTCATTTAGAAGAAAATCAAGATACTAAAGACGCAGATTTACAAACAATCGGAAAAAGGTGTGGGACAGAGTGGAGAGGAGGGACAATATAACcagaaataaaaagtataattatAGAGCAATGCCAGATATATCCATTGGGAATCTAATACAGGTTCATTTACCTCATCGTCATCGTCTTCACCATCAAAATCTTCCTCATCAGCATCCTGTGTCAGAGCATTCGCAAAGTACCAAACAACATGAGAGAAGGAATAACAGCTTCAAATTATAATTGGGAAAGAGACCAGCAGCAACATGAGTGAGgtcaaaaaagaaaggggaaaaaagaaagttacgTTGTTGAAATAAGTAAGCGGATTGGGCCACAAGTCCTCCTTGATGATCTCAGCTATCTGCAATAAGTCAAATCAGCTCCCATTATATAGATGTAACGCCTGAGTGAATTGGGAGTTGCCAACCCTGACAAAATAAAGCTTCCACATAAGCCAAAAGAAACTTACCTCATCACTTATGTCCTCCATTTCCTTCTGCTGACTATCAGTAAACCAATGAAAGAAGCTGCACACAGGATGGCAATTGCAGATAATTAGTAAGCAAAGGATGAAGTCATCCAGAGTAGGTCTTTCACTGAAAGAGAGGTCATTTCGTCATGAATTCAATGATTAAGAAATGCAAGggcaaataagaagaaaaattaataccGACACTAGTGCACTTCTATATCTCAGTTTTCATACCCCTATTTGGAGCAATGGCTTGGCCCAACTGTGGTCCAAGCTCACCAGGATTAAGATTTCTTGGGTTCGAGTCTTACCCTCTCCATCACACTCATAACAAtatgtttaaaagaaaaatctactCTGAACCAGAGCAAACCAGACGAGAAGGCATGAACATAAAGCAACTTCCAAACTATTGTACTTGGGACGAGAATGCAAAAccaatttaaaatgaaagaataatgaATATATTTGTCAAAACTAAAACCACTCGAATTTAGGAGGAAGATACATCCCGCACAGGGTTCATCTTGTAACTAAGAAATGTTCCAAGGAAAACAATGTAAAGAAACTGATCACTTTCATTCAAATAATTGATACATAGGAGTACAAGCCTTACCTTTCCTCAGTCATAGGACgcttatttcctttcttttcatgAGAGACGCCATTAGGCAACCCCTGTATATCAACAAGAACTACTgagaaaaatcacaaatgtAAAAGAACACTCCAGAAAAAAGTACATGCATAAGTATGGATATCAAGACTTGCGAGCACCTACCATTCCCTCCTTCCACTTAATTGGGGTAGCGGTAATTTTTGTTCCTTCATCATGGAAGGTAAAAGTCTTCATAAGCTTGGCATCTTCAAAATAAGGATTGGAATTGAAGTTCTAAACAGACATTGAGAAAACAATTAGCTAAATCGTCAGAAAGAAAAACAGGATGCTCTTCCgaagtaaaataaagaagaagaaggctgaGCAAACTCACAAAGGTTATAGAGTATCCCGATTTTACGTCCTTAAAATCCTCCACTTCAAGGGAGCTTAGATACTTGAATATCTATCAAGGGAAATGACAAAAATCAACTATGAAGTCAGCAGcgaaaagaaacaaacaatGGTTGAGACCTCAATAATCAATACTCAATCTCGCTAGTCCTGAGGAAAATTGCATCTCAGAAGCTCATAAATTTCACTTCTGATTTTAAGTCTAGAAAGAATGCAAGACAAACCTTTTGGTCATCCTCAGTCAAAAGTTCACAGAGTGCAGGATGACTCAAAAACTGCAAACAAAAACGGGTAGGTCAAGATGAGACCCTTATACATGTAATGCCAACACCATATTGTAGCAACGACAAAGTTCAGGAGAGATTACTGACAGCGGTCAGCCAGAAATCAGGAATTGATTTTATGATCTCGCCCGCTTATCATAGACAGGCCTCCTTATCTCATTATACTTCTGCTCGACTTCCAAAACTTTGTCACTGGCCTCCTCGTTGATCTGCAAACGTTAACATGAAAACAGGTGagaaaaaatgaattagttCTGCTTAGACGGGTTCCTGTCGGACTGACAAACTGTCAAAGACTGGATCAAACGGCAGTAACAAACAACTTCCCAGAGACAACCCTGCTTCTGTGAGATAACCTAAAAATAAAGGTAACCACAGCATACATAACCCGAACGGATACAAAGGCGCAAAACCAGCCAACTAGATAACAAGCAGGCTATAATCCAAAATCTACAGATTGAATCAGAATCAGCCCAGCATAatctaaaagaaaaacagaaaaaagaaaagcacacGGAAATCTCATATGTAGTCCTCGCAACTAGATTGCCTAATTAAAAAGAACAATTCTTTCTTTCCCACAAATAATTAAACAGAACTAAATTCTTTTCATCTCCGTCTATCCACACTAATCCAACCCTATAGAAAGAACCCCTGCAAGAACCCCCGACGAAAGATTCCAAATTTCTTCACATCCCAAGAAACCCGAAACTACCCAGATCAGACACGCAAGAACCGGAAGTAAAGGCGACATCTTTAGGGACGCATTGACCTTCTCGAGCTCGTCCTGGATCTCCTGCAGCTTCTCGATGGAGACGACGAGCTCCCCATCAATCTGCTCCGAGTTGTCCTCCGACCCTTTCTCCCCgaccttcatcttcttccccttgTCTGCAACCATCCTCGCCGAACCCAG
This Eucalyptus grandis isolate ANBG69807.140 chromosome 7, ASM1654582v1, whole genome shotgun sequence DNA region includes the following protein-coding sequences:
- the LOC104425972 gene encoding 40S ribosomal protein S9-2 encodes the protein MVHVSFYRNYGKTFKKPRRPYEKERLDAELKLVGEYGLRCKRELWRVQYVLSRIRNNARMLLTLDEKNPRRIFEGEALLRRMNRYGLLDESQNKLDYVLALTVENFLERRLQTLVFKSGMAKSIHHARVLIRQRHIRVGRQVVNIPSFMVRVDSQKHIDFSLTSPFGGGRAGRVKRKNLKSAAKKASGGDGDEEDED
- the LOC104425973 gene encoding LOW QUALITY PROTEIN: NAP1-related protein 1 (The sequence of the model RefSeq protein was modified relative to this genomic sequence to represent the inferred CDS: inserted 1 base in 1 codon); the encoded protein is MVADKGKKMKVGEKGSEDNSEQIDGELVVSIEKLQEIQDELEKINEEASDKVLEVEQKYNEIRRPVYDKRXEIIKSIPDFWLTAFLSHPALCELLTEDDQKIFKYLSSLEVEDFKDVKSGYSITFNFNSNPYFEDAKLMKTFTFHDEGTKITATPIKWKEGMGLPNGVSHEKKGNKRPMTEESFFHWFTDSQQKEMEDISDEIAEIIKEDLWPNPLTYFNNDADEEDFDGEDDDDEENGDGSDDEDEEEEDED